The Canis lupus familiaris isolate Mischka breed German Shepherd chromosome 14, alternate assembly UU_Cfam_GSD_1.0, whole genome shotgun sequence DNA window CCAGCATAGACAGCCACCATGAGTGACATGTAAATTTGTTTCTATAAGATGTTTTTCAGAAGTGCAAATCAGAAGGACCTTTAGAAGAGGCCATGGCATGTGCAGATATGAAATCTAGCACAGAACCAGTTTGAAACAGATCAGAGCTGAAGCTTGTGCAGAAACCCCCTGAGACTGCTCCACAGTTAACTTTAGtacattataatactaaaatctcttCTCAGGGGCAGAATTTAGGCTATTTTCTTGAGCTTGTGAGATATACACTAGCATGTGAACATGCTAAGTATGTGCAGTAAACCTAGAATGCTAAGGAATAAGGTATGTATAAGTTGCCTAGAGTATATGCAAGTTTCCAGACTCTGACCCCTCTGCATACTGAATAAAAGCTAACTGCACTATCTCCAGGCAAGACACTGCTTTAGGAAATTTCCTCAGTGTTCTCCTTATCTattgcaagaaaataaaagcttccaCATGGGACTGATTGTAAGCCTTGGATGTACTACCAGCTTGAACTCACCGAAGAAAGGTACCTAGAGTCCAGTAACAGAATGGGTGGACACAAAGAAGGAATAAACACCAGTGGTATTTAGGCACTCTGGAATTATTCACTTGTGAATGTTACAATCAGTttcacatttttcacagaagtgcTGATGCATCTTTCAACATAACTGGCATTGGCAGTTGCTGAATGCATTATTCTTATTATCCATGGCATAACCCCAAGTAACAGTACCCCTGAGCAGATATGGATGACTTAGACTGTCAGAATTCTCTCCTTGTCACACCAGGAGCTCCTTGACATCTTgccaaaattcttttaaaagcttCAGTTACATCTGTGTTCCTCAAGCTGTAGATGAGAGGATTTAACAAAGGAGTGAGAATGGTGTAAAAAGCAGAGAAGACTTTGTCTTTGATTGGTGTGTGGTAGGATTGGGGAAGCATATATGTGTATAGGGCAGCCCCATAAAACAATGTCACCACCATTATGTGTGATGAACAGGTAGCAAAagccttcttctttccttcatctgaCTTTATCTGGTGCACCGTGATGAGAATCTGAGCATAGGAAGCAATCACCACAGAGAAGGGGATCAGCAACATCATGACACAGCAAATGTACATGACCATTTCATAGGCAGCTTTGTCACCGCATGCCAGCCTTAGCATGGTGGGTCCTTCACAGAAGAAGTGATTGATCTTGTGGGAACTGCAGAATGGGAGACTCATGGTGATAGGGGTGAGGAGAAAGCTGTCCAAAGCACCACCTAACCAAGAGCTGGCCAAGATCATCCAACAGACCTGGTGGCTCATAAGGACAGGATAGCGAAGGGggttgcagatggccacatagcggtcataagCCATGAGTCCCAACAGGAAAAACTCAGCCCCCACAAAGCCCATGTAGAGAAAGTACTGGGCTGTACAGGCAATGAAGGAGATAGTCCCCTTGCCCACGAGATAATCGATCAGCATCTTGGGCACAATGGTAGAGATGTACATCATGTCAATAAAAGAGAGATGACTGAGCAGGAAatacatgggggtgtggaggtgagAGTCTATATGGATCAGGAAGATCATGACACCATTAGCAATCATGGCCATGAAGAAGATGGCACAGATGATGCTGAAAAGGAAGACTGAGATTGCACTGTGAGTGAAGAGCCCTGTGAGGATGAAGTCACTGGAAGAGGTTTGATTGTCTCCATCCATGGTGCTGAGTTGAACCTGGGGACATAAGGAAATAAGTGGGGGGTTAGTGAAAGTTCCAGTAGATAATATGAACCCTTCAAAATGCCTGTAGAagtatttattacattaaaattatttatataactaATACTAagtattttgtatgtgtgtgtatgttgtgggGCTGGTGTGCAATTTCATTCTTGGATATTTCTTCTTGTTGAAGAACAATTTGAAAGTTGAGTCtcagattccatcaaaatcctagaggagaacacaggcaacaccctttttgaacttggccacagtaacttcttgcaagattcatccatgaaggcaaaagaaacaaaagcaaaaatgaactattgggacttcgtcaagataagaagcttttgctgtgcaaaagataccatcaataaaactcaaagacaacctacagaatgggagaagatatttgcaaatgacgtatcagataaagggctagtttccaagatctataaagaacttattaaactcaacagcaaagaaacaaacaatccaatcctgaaatgggcaaaagacatgaagagaaatctcacagaggaagacatagacatggccaacatgcacatgagaaaatgctctgcatcacttgccatcagggaaatacaaatcaaaaccacgatgagataccacctcacaccagtgagaatggggaaaattaacagggcaggaaaccacaaatgttggagaggatgtggagaaaggggaaccctcctgcactgttggtgggaatgggaacctgttcagccactctggaaaactgtgtggaggttcctcaaagagttaaaaatagaccttccctatgacccagaaattgcactgctggtgatttaccccaaagatacagatgcaatgaaatgccgggacacctgcaccccgatgtttctagcagcaatgtccacaatagccaaactgtggaaggagcctcggtgtccatcgacagatgaatggataaagaaggtgtggtttatgtatacaatggaatattagccattaaaaacgacaaatgcccaccatttgcttcgacgtggatggaactggagggtattatgttgagtgaaataagtcaatcagagaaggacaaacattatatggtctcattcatttggggagtataaaatatagtgaaagggaataaaggggaaaggagaaaaatgagtgggaaatatcagaaagggagacagaacatgaaagactcctaactctgggaaatgaactaggggtggtggaaggggaagtgggcggggggtgggggtgactaggtgatgggcactgaggtgggcacttgatgggatgaacactgggtgttattctatatgttggcaaattgaacaccaataaaaaaataaatttattaaaaaaaaagaaagttgagtcTCCAGGGAATGAAGATGAATGAACATTTGGAAATTAATGATTGCTTTAAGGGAGTTTAGTTATTATTGCAGAACATGTGGGCCCCAGAGAGGCTTCTTCACCTGGAGTTGGCTTCCTTTATTTGAAACATGAATAtagggccacctgagtggctcagtggttgagcatctgccttcagctcaggtcatgatcctaggtcctgggatagagttttgcattgggctccagcagggagcctgcttctccctctgcctgtgtctctgtgtgtgtgtgtgtgtgtgtgtgtgtgtctcatgaataaataaataaaatcttttagaaaagaaagaaacattaataTGGCTGCAAAACAACAGATTTAGTTCAAATAACCCATTTAGTAAGATGTTTTGTTGAGTTGGAGATTTTTGTCACAACCATAAAAGTAATGAGCCTCACCCAGAAACTATttgggagcacctgagtggctcagttggttaagcatgtgccttcaactcaagtcatctgggtcaggctccctactcaggggcaagtctccatctctctcaacccctcaccctgctcatgctctctctctctctcttaaataaaataaaatttttttaaaaatagaaataaccatTAAGTTATTAGCACAGCTGAAAAATTATGAGCTGTCCTAAATTGGATCAGAGCATTGTCCACCTGATCAATAATTGAaccttatttgtttctttctttatttgttgattttttaatcaTCAACACACTAACTTTTAAATATGAAGAGTTCCCTGTATTATACATGCTAGGAGTATTACTTAAACAAAACAGGAGATGTCTTCTGTGACTTAAGATTCTAGCTGTGACATAAAGAGAATAAGCAAATAAAGCACAATATTGGTTTTGGATAATGCTAGCAAATACTATGAGGAAAACTTTAACATGGATAATTAAGGATAGTAAAGGAGAAGCTGTGTCAAAATTTGGGGGGAAAGTGTCCTGCAGAATGAATATCTAATTTAAAATCCCTAAGGTAGGAATGTctgggggtgctcagtggttgagcatctgcctttggctcagggtgtgatcctagggcactggaatcaagtctcacatagggctcccaacagagagcctgcttctccctctacctgtgtctctgcctctctttgggtatctcttatgaattaaataaattttaaaaattatttatttatttatttatttatttatttatttatttatttatttttaaagattttatttatttattcatgagacacacacagagagagagagagagagagagaggcagagacacaggcagagggagaagcaggctccatacaaggagtccgacatgggactcgatcctgggactccaggatcacaccccaggctgactgtggcgctaaactgctaagccaccagggctgcccaaaaattatttaaaataaaaaaataaaagtaaaatctctaAGGCAGAAATGAGCTTATGTTTAGGACAGTTCAGGCATAGCCCTGTGACTGAGGGGGCAGTTAGTTAGTGAGGTTAGATTTTAAGGCATGTAGGCTAAGAAAAAGcgattcaaaattattttctaaatattataaacaGAATTGAGGTATGGTTgacagattttaatatttttgagtatttaaacaaatattcaatatgatttctttattaatttcttcttcatatatttgAACTAAtgattttttctactttattttccattttagtggACTTTGAGAGATTTACAAGAAGGGAACTTCCACCCAGGTAGAAAGGGGGCAGTCTAGGTTGTGCCTCCCATCCAAGAGTCCCATTTGTTTTAGTATTTGTCTCCCCTCTCTTTTGCTTTACTCTCAAGGGCATCCTGGTGTGATCAGTCATAAGCCTTAGTCATGGTACCTGAACAAAGTACCTGAAAGACTGTTGGTTAAAGGGCAATAGGGTATCCTGAAAGTTCTCAGAGAGTATACAGACATCCACTCTACTGGTagtatatttgtatgttttatatacaaTGGGAATAAGAGAATCCTCCCCTAAAATTCTTCACTAGTTTTGCCATTCTTCAAaggccaaatatatttttaattattggaaaataatatttcccATTGCATGCACTGTGCTATTGTACCAAGAGGCAGGTGATGCAGCCATATGTGCACGGAACTGGCAGTCAGTGCCCTGGTCCATGAGCAGCAGTTTGGAGTAAAGGGTCTTTATGGTGTCAGTTCCACTCTTTATTTAAGGTTATCACCAAAACCCTATGTGCTGCTGTAATGattaaatatcatattatttttgcAGAAGACTacagttaaatatatttaattgctAATCTAGTATAAGCTACTATCGTGGTGAGATAATTCTGGTGTTATACTGGATACAATTTGTTGCTGTGGCCAACATTTCATTTCTTAGCTGTTTATGTGTATCTTACAAGCACAACCCATGAAACATACGGTGAGAAGCATATGTTACTCACTCTTTCCATGCATTGTCTTCCAAATTACGTAAAATGATAGACTTTCAGAATATTCTTTTAGGTTACACTAATGCCTGTCATTTGTGGGAATTCTCAGCAAGAGGTTGGGACTTGTGAAAGACTAGTTTCTGGAAAAACTCATTTCAGAAAGattataatttctgaaatttaCTTTCAAGACTATTCACTGAGAAATAAGACATTAGGTAATAGTAAGCATTTGTGAACAccagaacattaaaaacaaatcatttgaAGGTCTCTAAAAACTCCCCACATAGCCTGgctcaaatatcttttttttaaatttatttctattgacgtttttttcatttttatttcaattccaattTTGAAGCTGCAAAAATAATTCAACTTCTCAAcaatactgaaaattaaaattcttggGTAATAGAAAAAGATAGACACGGATTATTACCTGGTGGGAAAGACCTGTCTGGTTTTGCCCAACAAATGACAGGAGGCCTGCAAGTAACAACCCACTCAGCAGGGCGACtggctgcctctctctgagtTGTTATCTACTCTGAGATAGATTCTGCTTCTTCATCCGCATCCCCACAACCCAGAAATAATTTCCTCATGCAATTATGCAGAAGAGAGGTAGAGTTTCGCAAAAGCACAAACAAAGAAGGTACCTGGAGGGACAGTCTCAACACAGTGAATTGGAGATCTGATTTAGGAAAGTGGAAAACATGCACACTcaacagaaaatacaagaaagcTAACTGGAAatctaatattttctctttttttcctaatctttCAACAAAAATTAAGTTTTGCTTGCCAATTTTGGAAAGGCTGAATGGATTGTATgctgaggagggggaaggagaaggttGCTTATTAGCTTCTGTCTTTTCACAATGAGGATCCTCTAGAAAAGGGGACAGCACATTTGCTAAGTTCTGGTGATGAGCTGGAAGAAGAAGGATCTCACAGCGAAGCCATAGAGACCAAGGAAAGCTAGGGACTTTTCAGAAAGGAGAAACACACAGATCAGTACACTGCTCCCTGAAAGGGAAAGATGAAGTGACCCAGGACAACTAAAACTATGGTGCCAGGGTGAGAAATTATaggagaggcaggaaagagcTGATGATATAAAATTGTATCACAACTGTGGAGAATAAAATTTGAGCAAAGTCCTGGAAACAACAAGGACAAAATTAAATGATAAGAAACAGAGTAATAGATATGGGATAATAGTGAtacaaaattaaagtataaataataaatggcttTGAAAAGAGTGCTTCCACAAGTGTAAGAGAATTATTAacaagttgaaaagaaaaaaaaaaactgttgggaaaggaacaaaagaacTGGATGTATGGATGTGCTCTGTACTAAAATGATACACACACTATTGTATGTCCTGGGAAATTATCTGAGGTGAAAGCAATatgaaaagggaaggagaaggggaaggaagagggaaaaaaggaaaggagggagaaatagaagaaaaaagcagaaagtgaAGTAAAAAAATATCTAGAAGCATATAgacagaataaaagaaaggataaaggaTGGTTACCTGtatcaagataaaaatcagaCTGACCACCAATGTCTTTTTGATAATGATAAAAGccaaataaaagggaagaaatgttCAAAACAGAAGATACGTGATGTTGGAGTTAAAAGTGAGTGTTCCAGACCCAGAGTTTTCCCGGGTTTGGTTCTTTCTTCAGTACCCAGATGTGTGACCACAAGCAGTttacttaatttcctttttctttagttttcccATATGCTCTATGACTTCAGAAAGGACACAAGTCTCCAGGACTATGCCAGCCAATACACGTAAATTTCTTAGACCATGGGTGGAATGTGCTAAATGCTTAATAAAGGTTATTGTCaatattattagatatatatgAGTTGTTAGTAATATGTGACTAAGCCAGGAAGACATTCTGAGCTATGTTATGGGAATAAGTGCTAAGGTAGATCCTGATATTTGTGTAGATGAAACAAAATTGAGAAGTAGGAATAAAGCAGAAACTGTGTAATGTTACTAATAGTGATCACTGAACTCAGTTTAAGCATATTTGTTGAAGAAGAGTGTAAATATGATTgcaaaattacatataattaaaaattattcttagcaacaattattatatatatacacacataaggTCTGAAAATTGCAAATTATCTACATAAAAACAGATTTCATTTACATTGaatgaaaaattaggaaataccATAAAGTAGCctgcattaattcatttgttcattcattcaattatgtATTGTGATTCATTGGTTTAGGAGCTGAAGAATACATTAATAGTGTTCTCTATCTTGGAACAAATATTCTAGTGGATGGAACCAgtgataaatgaatatataattaccAAAAgtctaacatttttctttcaattaatgAGTCAggaaagacactttttttttttttttttttttttagactcagAAAACTATTAGGatcacctgggtgtctcaggtcatgatcctggggtcttgggatcatgtcccacttcgggctccctgcagagagcctgtttctccccctgcctatgtctctgtctctttctgtgtgtctctcatgaataaataaaatcttagaaaaggaaaactatgagAAAAAGTTTAATCAGTATTTGTAttaaaatgagacagaagaatgtgtgtgtgcatgtgtgtgcattctaaaatgctgaaaaacatgaaagaaacatATACGATAATAGTACAGGAGgtaaagaaaaaagcatatagTGAGATTAGATAGAAAACAATTATGCTAGTTTGCAGCGATATAATAGATAAAACTCTTCCTTTTAATGTATAGATTCACCTTAAGAAAGCAAAtcagaaaagatacaaaaatggaAAGACCGGCTTAAAAGATGTAAAACAGCGAGTGACTTAAGTATATATGGAATACAAtttaaaccaagaaacagactcttaactatagagaacagactgatggttaccagaggggaggtggtgggtagTTTAAATACATCATGGGGATTAAGGAaagcatttgtgatgagcactgggtgttgtacagAAGTGTTGAGTCAccaaattgtacacctgaaactaatattacactgtatactaactaactggaatttaaacaaaaacttaaaaaataaagttattctaTTATACAGGAAAAAcctgataaataaaattacaggtacattattcatgaaaatattagAGAACCTGAAAAAAGTCACTGCCCTATAATTATAAACAGTGTTcacttataaatgtaaattaaaatttgcCAATTTAATGTTAGCGTTAAACACAGCAATGCATTAAGAATAACACATCTTCAAATCTGTTCCTATAAACCCACTCCCTCTCCATCTTCACATTCTTTAAACCTCTGCGTTGTTTGTGAGCTAAAGATCAAAATCCTGAATGTGGTTTGCAGGGCCCTTAGTAGCCTGAATATGCAGGACTCTGTTCTCTGCATATTCTGTGCTCCTTCAATTTATAGCATTTGTCTCCTAGCAAATAACCAAATTCAGAAGTTCCCCCTGCTTGCAGCACAATTCTTTCTTCTAGTTTCTATAGCCCCGGGTCTCAGATCACATAATTTCCCACATGGACCCTCTCTGGTGTCAGTAATAGCATCAAATGCCCTCATTAGATGTTAACATATCTGTTCATAATATCAACAAGaatatcaacaaaatattggTACAAAAGATCAACAAAGTGATGAAATAACTCATGTTGTACTAAACCTGGAAAAAGTGTG harbors:
- the OR2T6 gene encoding olfactory receptor 2T6 — translated: MDGDNQTSSSDFILTGLFTHSAISVFLFSIICAIFFMAMIANGVMIFLIHIDSHLHTPMYFLLSHLSFIDMMYISTIVPKMLIDYLVGKGTISFIACTAQYFLYMGFVGAEFFLLGLMAYDRYVAICNPLRYPVLMSHQVCWMILASSWLGGALDSFLLTPITMSLPFCSSHKINHFFCEGPTMLRLACGDKAAYEMVMYICCVMMLLIPFSVVIASYAQILITVHQIKSDEGKKKAFATCSSHIMVVTLFYGAALYTYMLPQSYHTPIKDKVFSAFYTILTPLLNPLIYSLRNTDVTEAFKRILARCQGAPGVTRREF